From the Winogradskyella forsetii genome, the window TCGTAAATATCCTGAGCCGTTAACTTACTGCCTAAACTTTGCATTTCGTCTTCGTTCATACCTTCTAAAAGTGAAGGAATCCACATACCACCTTGTTGGGCCGAAACTTGAAAAACTATAAAGAGAAAAAGAATTTTTAAAAAGCGCATAATCAATATTTATTTAGTTTTTGTAAAGATAGAAAAGCTTGTTTTATATCTTTAATGTTTAAAAGATAAAGCTTACAGTTTTATGAATGTAAAATCAAAATTGCCCAATGTTGGCACCACAATTTTCACGGTAATGAGTGCTTTGGCAAAAGAGCACAATGCCATAAACTTGTCGCAAGGATTTCCAAATTACCCTAGTTCACAAAAGTTGAATGATTTGGTAACCAAAGCCATGAACAATGGTTACAATCAATATGCACCAATGGCTGGGAATTTGGATTTACGTTTGGCAATTGCTCATAAATATCAATTGCTTTACAAAAGCACCTACCATCCTGAAAAGGAAATCACGGTTACGGCAGGAGCAACCCAAGCGATTTATACAATTATTTCAGCATTTATAAGACCGAAAGATGAAGTCCTGATTTTTAAACCAGCGTACGACTGCTACCAACCAGCCGTTGAAATCAATGGAGGACAAACAATTCCTATTCAATTATCTGCTCCGAATTATAAAGTAAATTGGGAAGAAGTCGCTTCAAATATATCGGGCAAAACTAAAATGATTATCATTAATTCACCACACAATCCAAGTGGCACTATTTGGTCTAAGGACGATATGCTTCAACTTCAGAAATTAACTGAAAACACCAATATTATTGTATTGAGCGACGAAGTGTACGAGCACATTTTGTTTGATGATGCACAACACCAAAGCGTCTGTTTATTTCACGATTTAAAACAACGGAGTTTTATAACCGCTTCCTTCGGAAAGACTTTTCATAACACAGGCTGGAAAATTGGCTATTGTTGTGCTCCAGAACATTTAATGGCAGAATTCAGAAAAGTGCATCAATTTAATGTGTTTTCGGTGCATCATCCCTCACAAAAGGGTATAGCAGATTATATGCAAAATGCGCAAACCTATTTAAGTTTGGATACATTTTTTCAGCGCAAACGTGATTTATTCTTGAATTTAATTTCAGAATCCAGATTCAAATTTCAACCCTCAGAGGGCACGTATTTTCAAGTTTTGGATTATTCTAATATTACAGCCGAGAGTGATATCGATTTCGCTACAAGATTGACCAAAGATTTTAAAATTGCAGCGATTCCATTATCGGTTTTTAATGAAAATAGTAAGGATGATAAGGTATTACGGTTTTGTTTTGCAAAAACGGATGACACTTTAGTAAAAGCAGCAGAAATTATTAATACGGTATAATGTTAAATCTATATTAATAGAGTGACTTTAGGCTATACATGTGTCTAAATTATAGAACAAACTTGAACAAATATATGATGAAATATCAAAAACTAATTTATTGTCTTTTAGTGGGCTTAATCGTATCTTGCGGTAGTAGTGAACGTGTTATTACAGCGGATGGAAAAGTCTATGAGGTAAAAGGCAGTACCATTAAAAACAATGGAGATGATGTAACGGAAAGTTTAACAGAAGACCGTAAAGCAGAAATTGAGACTATCTTAGAAACCAAAAGAAAAGCCCAGGAAGAAGCGGAGCAATTGCAAAGTAAATTAGAGGATCAACAAAAAGAATTAGAAAAAGCACAAAAAGAAGCTGAAAAGAAACAGGATGAAATTGAAGAAAAGCAAAAGGCGCTAGAAGAAAAGATTGAAGCACAAGAAGAGGCTCGTGAAGACTATCTTAAAGCGAAAAAACGTCTAGAGAGTAAACAACAAAAATACATAAAGCTTAAAGATAAAGGTAAATTATCACCGAATGACATAGAAAAGTGGGAAGAAAAACTTAAGACGTTAGAAGAAGATTTAAATGAGGCTCAAATGGAAATGAATAACTTAAACAAATAAAAATGAAATATATATTAACAATAGTAGGTTTTATGTTTATAATGCTTTCAAATGCTCAAAAGGTTGAGAGCGAGGGAAAAACTTATGAAGTCAAAGATGAAAAAATATTCTTAGATGGCAAAGATGTCACGGAAACATTAACTGACGAAGAAAAAAATTTTATTTTAAAAGAAGCCGTTGTTATTTCTGATAAAATGATACTTGAAGAAATAAAGAGAAAAGAAGCAGAAGAAAAGATTAAAGGACATAATGAAGCGGCTGAAAAGCTGGAAAAAGAGGCAAAAAAAGCAGAAAAAGCACAAAAAAAGGCAGAAAAAGAGCTGAAAAAAGCTGAAAAGGAATTAAAGAAGAAAGAAAAGTTGCAGTCTAATTTTGAAAAGGCCGAGCGCAATCTCGAAAAATCACAAAGCAAATACGAAAAGCTAAAAAGAAAAGGGAAGTTGTCTCCTGAGGATGAACGCAAATGGTTGGATAAACTTGAAAAATTGACCAGTAAACTAAAGAAAGCCAAAGGAAGATTATAAATGATGAGTAACGCCCTAAAAGTTGCCTTAATACAAACGGATTTAGTCTGGGAAAACCCAGAAGAGAATAGACGATTATTAAATGATAAGATCGATACCATTTCAACAGGTGTCGATCTTGTTGTTTTACCAGAAATGTTCACCTCTGGCTTTACCATGAATCCAACTTCTGTAGCAGAAACTATGGACGGAAAAACCTTGAAATGGTTAAAGACGAAAGCCAAGGAAAAACAGGTTGCTATAATGGGAAGTCTTGTTATTTCTGAAAATAACAATTTTTATAATCGGATGGTTTGTGTGGAGCCTTCAGGAAATATGACACACTACGATAAGCGCCATACATTCACATTAGCTGGTGAACACGAGGTCTATTCTGCTGGAACAGAAAAAGTAATTTTCAATTATAAAGGGTGGAAAATTTGTCCGCTTGTTTGTTATGATTTACGTTTTCCGGTATGGGCAAGAAATGTTGAAGACTACGACCTTTTGATCTACGTTGCCAATTGGCCTAAAATTCGAATTGATGCTTGGGATGCCCTTTTAAAAGCAAGAGCTATTGAAAACATGGTCTATTGCATTGGTGTAAATAGAGTAGGGCTGGATGGGAACCAATATGAATATTCTGGTCATTCTGCGGCTTACGATGTTTTAGGGAAAAGAATAGACACTATATCTGAAAGCGAAATCGCCACTGAGATTGTAACCTTAGAAAAGGACAGTATCGAGAAATATCGAAAAAAACTAAATTTTCTAAATGACAGGGATGATTTTAATCTTCTAATGTAAAATCGATTACAAAGTCAAAACTAGAACGAACCGGATCAATGGGTTGTGAATATGCAACGCGCTCTGGTTGGATGCCCATCAAGTAATTCCCGGTATCATATTTTCCATTTTCATTGGCATCATAAATGGCACGTAAACTGTATTGTCTAGCTTGTAAATTTGTAAAATCCACAACGGGAGAATCTTTGGCATAACGCTCATAGAGCACGTCTCCTTTTTCATTTACAAGTTGTACAATTAGAGGCAATTTCGCATTTCTGAGGTTAACCCTTATGTTACCGTATTCAGATTTCATCTTTGTTTGTACCGTATAATTCAAAGTGTCTTTGTTGGTATTATCATAGAAATCGGTAAATGTGCCAGGCAACATCTTAAAATTATATTTTTGCCCTTCTTGTTTATCTATTGGAAATTCATAGCGATTGAAAATAGAATCGTATTGCACTCTATAAGGCACAGCAAGTGAATCTTTATCTATTAATTTAATTTTTGTGGTATCAATTTTAGATAAAGGAATATTGGCTTCCATGGTAAATTCGTCATCATAATTTAAAGTCCCTTTAGTTAAAGCCGTCATTTTTAAAGAATCTGCTTTTATAGTTCTAAAACGATGCTTAAAAGTGTCAATCTGTTTTCCATTGGTAACAGTGAAGAAAGTAGTATCGATTTCAAATTTTGGTTTGTACCAATAGTATAAGGTATCGGTTTCTACATCCTTTACAATTCGGGTTTCATAGCCTTCTGGTTGGTCGCCTAGAAGTTCAATACGCATATTTTCATAATCGCCTTCGTATGGAAAAATAATTCTAGTTTCACCGTCCTGTGTTGGTCTAATGGCTTTAAAATTTACACGTTCTTTAAAGAGTGTTAGCTTATTGGAAGCAGTTGAGTCTTCAGGTACTGTAATAAAACCTTCGTTAAAGCCTATTTTTTCGTCCTTCTGATCAAATGTATAATTTGAGTTTTTGTCTTTTAAAGCAATCAGTTTATAAGTTCCGGCTTTCACATTATCGATGCTAAAGGTTGTGACACTATCGAGTGTATTGGTAATATATCTTGGTTTCTGTTTATAGACAATTGAATCCGTATAGGTAGAATCTGCTTCATAAAGCATCACTGACACAAAGGTATCTGGTTCTTTTAGCAAAGCATCTTCTACGTAACCCTTAACAGATAATGAATCGATTACATCTCCTGTAGAAAATACATAGCGATAATAAGGGTAAGGGTTTCCTTCGTTATTATCAACAATGCTTTCACCAAAATTAAAAGCATAGGTGGTGTTGTCTTTTAAGGTATCTTGAATTGTAATAGAAATATATTTGCTCGCTCCACCAGCTGGTGTTACAATGGGATCTGTATCCATTGGAGGCGAAATAATAAGTTGTTTTCTAAGATCTTTTATTTTAACATACTCATTAAAATAGATTCTAATCTCGTCACCCTTGAAATTAGTAGAATAATTTTCTGGATCTGACTCTACGATTACAGGTGGTTCAATATCTTTTTCTCCGCCTGTTGGATTGCCACGATTCGCGCAGCTTGCAATGCTGATTGCAATTAAAACAAGACTTAAAATTCGCACGACAAGTAAACGCATCTATTTAAAATAATTTAGCACAAAGAAACAATTAAAATACCTTTATACAAAACGTAAGATTTTCCAAATTATTCTAATATTATGAAACGAAATCTGCCTACAAGCAAGTAGGAAATCAATCCGCAATGGCCATCATAGCGAGACTTAACTTAATATCATCAATTTTTAACAAAACTGTGGCGCAGGCTTCAACTGTTGCTCCGCTTGTAATAATATCATCTACCAATAAAATATGCTTTCCAGCTAAGGATTTATTTTCTGAAATGTCAAATATGGCACCATCGTCATTCCAGCGTGTTAACCTGGTTTTAAAAACCTGTGTTTTGGTCGATTTTGTTTTTATTAAAACCGAATCGTTATAATCCGTTTGTAGCGCTTTTGCAATTTCTTGTCCAAACTTAGCCACTTGGTTGTAACCGCGCTTTCTCAATTTTGATTTGTATAAGGGCACAGGTATTACCACATCAATAGTCTTATAAGCCTCTAGAGTTGATAGTTCTTTACCTAGCCATTTGCCGAAAAAAGCACCAATCTCTTCATGTCCTCGATATTTTAAATTGTGAAGGGTTTGTTGAACAATCCCTTTTTTGGAAAAATGCATTAATGCTGTTGCATTTTCTAGTTTTACACGACCATAAACGATCTTTTTTACATCCTCAGCATTGTCGAAATGAAAGTTGGTTACAGGTAAATGATGTCTGCAAGTTGTGCATAAAACCTCCTGATTGTCAGATAATACGTTATTGCAAGCTTCGCAAACCAGGGGAAAGAATAAGTTTAACAAGTTTATCATCACTTAATCGAATAAAATAAAATAGTAATACATTTAATCCTAATTTCGCATTTAATTAAGAAATTAATAATGATAGTTAACCCTCAATTATTTAACTACAGATTAATTATAAGTTCTTTATTGGTCGTTTTAACTGTTTTAGGAATATATAGCTTTGACAAATATAAGTCCATTGAATCCTACGAAGTATTTTTAGAGCAAGAAAAAAGTTTGATAGAAACCGAATTATCAGACATGTTGTCAAGTTACGACGAACTAGGCCAAGACTATAATCTTATGGCTTCGCAGCTCCAAGAAGCAAAAGTGGAAACTAAGATTGCCTTAGATTCTTTAAGATTATTAGAAAGTGATTTATCCATAATTACTAGGTTTAAGGAGCAACTTATAGTTTTAAAGTCAAAGAGTAAGGTACTACTGAGTACAATAGACTCTCTAAATTCTGCGAATATAAAATTGCAGAAGGAAAAACGTTATGCTTTAAATACCATAAAAAAGAAAACAAGCACCATTAATGCTCTTGAAGTAGCAAATGATTCTTTAAATAGATCTATTGATAATGCTGCAATATTAAAAGCGAGTAATGTCAATGTACAATCTTATAAATTAAAGTCTGGTAAAAAGCGTACTACCGATCGTGCAAGACGCGCCAATGCTATGGATGTTTGCATTACGCTCAATGAAAATCCTTTAGCCTTAAAAGGAAATAAAACGCTTTATATTCAAATTGTAAGTCCGGAAGGTAATGTGGTTTCTGATAAAGGAGAAGTAGTCTTTGGAAATGTGTCTTTAAATTACAGTAAAAAAGAAGTAGTGTCTTATAATAACAACAATTTAGAAATTTGTTCAGCTATTATTGCAGATGAAGACGATCAACCGTTTTCTAAAGGGTATTATTTTATCAACGTTTTTCATGAAAATGTAAAACTTGGTAGCACAAGTATTGAACTCAACTAAGGAAAATAAAAATTAAAAGATAATTTTTGAAAAACCGTTCTGTTAATAAGAGCGGTTTTCTATTTTTGCAACATTATGGCAAACGACGATCAATTTAAAAAAGTAATCTCTCACGCAAAGGAGTATGGTTACGTGTTTCAGAGTAGTGAAATCTACGATGGACTAAGTGCAGTATATGATTATGCCCAAAACGGAGCAGAGTTAAAGAAAAATATTAGAGACTATTGGTGGAAAGCCATGGTACAAATGCACGACAATATTGTAGGTATTGATGCGGCAATTTTTATGCATCCAACCACTTGGAAAGCTTCTGGGCACGTTGATGCATTTAACGATCCCTTAATTGATAATAAGGATTCTAAAAAACGTTACAGAGCTGATGTTTTAGTAGAAGATTATTGTGCTAAAATTGAAGCCAAAATTGAAAAGGAAGTCAAAAAAGCTGAAAAGCGTTTTGGCGACGCTTTCAATAAAGAGGAATTTGTTTCTACTAATCCGCGCGTAGTTGGTTATCAAGAAAAAATCGATTCTATATTAAAACGTCTAGGGCAATCTTTAGAAAAAGAAGACTTAGCCGATGTAAAAGCGTTGATAGAAGAATTGGAAATTGCATGTCCTGTGGCTGGAAGTCGAAATTGGACTGACGTTAAGCAATTCAACTTAATGTTCGGTACAAAACTTGGTGCTTCCGCAGAATCTGCAATGGATTTGTATTTACGACCAGAAACAGCCCAAGGTATTTTTGTGAATTTCTTGAACGTTCAAAAAACAGGACGTTTAAAAATTCCGTTTGGTATCGCGCAAACAGGAAAAGCGTTCAGAAATGAAATTGTGGCGAGACAATTCATCTTTAGAATGCGTGAGTTTGAACAAATGGAAATGCAATTTTTCATCAAGCCAGGTACTCAGAAAGAATGGTTTGAGCATTGGAAAGAAACCCGAATGAAATGGCATTTATCGCTTGGCATGGGAGAAGATAATTACCGTTTTCACGATCATGAAAAATTAGCACATTATGCGGATGCTGCTACAGATATAGAATTTAAATTTCCATTCGGATTCAAGGAATTGGAAGGCATCCACTCGCGTACCGATTTTGATCTAAAGCAACACGAAGAATATTCAGGTAAAAAATTACAATATTTTGACCATGAAGATAATGAAAGCTATACACCTTATGTTCTAGAAACATCCATAGGTTTAGACCGTATGTTCTTGGCGGTGTTCTCAAACGCATTAGAAGAGGAAGAACTTGAAGATGGCAAAACACGAACGGTTTTAAAATTACCAGCGGTTTTGGCTCCTGTAAAAGCGGCCATATTTCCTTTACTGGCAAAAGATGGTTTGCCAGAAATCGCACAACAAATTGTTGAAGATTTAAAGTGGGATTTCAGCGTAGCTTATGAAGAGAAAGACACCGTTGGAAGACGTTACAGAAGACAAGATGCTGCCGGAACACCATTTTGTGTTACTGTGGATCATGATACATTAGAAGACAATTCGGTCACGATTCGTCATAGAGATACCATGGAACAAAAACGTGTTAAGATTGAAGATTTAAAGGCTATTATAAAAGCTGAGGTTGATGTGAAGCATTGGCTGCAGAAGATGTAACCAAATTCTTGAATTATGTGCAATTAAACCAAAACGATGAAATATTTAACCTCACAACAAATGAAACAAATATCCCGAATCTTTTTAGTCTTATCCGTTGGAATTTTCTTGTCCTGTAGTAGTGATGATGATAGTTTAAACCCTTCTTCTACAAATGCTGAATTAATTATAGGCTCATGGACATGGTCTGCACAATCTGAAAATGGTGTTGATTCTGGCGACTTAACCGATTGCCAATTACTAGAAACATTTATTTATGATGGAACACAGGTTGCGCAAATCGATTATTATGGAGATGCATGTGACCAATCCTATTCATCGATTGAAAATTATTCAATTGAAGGCAATACCCTTACTTTTTTTGATGTAGATGATGAAACCGATTTTTATAGTGAAGAAATAATAGAGCTGAATACTACAACACTGAAATTAAGATACGAAGAAACATATAACAGTGAAACGTTCATTTATATAGACACGTACACTAAAGCGAATTAAAGCATAAAAATAACATCGTTTAAAAAATAGCAGGAAAGAACTAACCTTTACGTTTTAATATTTTCTGCTATTTTTTTACATATTATTTTCCCTAATTTAAAACCTCCAACCCAGAGTTGCACCTAATCGTGGTACAAACTCAGTCCCAATATCATTGTTAGAAGTTGAAATGTTTCTACCAACACCTCCAAAAACTTCAAATAAAAATCCTTTTTTACTTACAAATTTTCCGCCGACAGCCATTCCAAAAGCGATGCTATTAGAAGTTTCATCGGAATAGACATACTCATAGTCATCAAAAATGGGGTCGTAGATATAGTTTTCATCTCTATCTTCTTGAATGCTATACATGCCAAAGGCTTCTAAGAAAAATCCCCAAGCGTATCTACTTGAAAAATAACGTCTGTAATAAGGCGTAAAGGCAAATTTTTCGGCGTAAACAGGGCCGTCTTCAAAATCTCTATCCTCTTGATTTTGTAGATTAAAAAGTACAGTAGCTCCAATCGAAGATTCTGAATCAATTAAATACTCATAGGAGAAATCTACAGACTTAAAAATAATAAGGTTAAAAGCGTTCACCTTAACTTCATGGTGTTTTACGTTTTCTTCAATGTCATCTTGGGCAAAAGTTGCAAAAGATGTAAAAAGGAGTAATCCTAATAGGGCTTTTTTCATTTGTTTATTTTTTTTTAGTTCAATTATTATGATCAAAATTTATACAAAAAAATGGTAAATAATTTTTTATTAGATACCAAAAGTAGAAAAAGGTTGCGTCAGAAAAGTAATATTCTTTGCTCAAAAATTAGCCATTAAATCTCAACAGAACGCTCCTTGCAACATTCATTTTAAAAGTCACTGATGTTCTTATTAAATAATTCAAATTCAAATGTCTCCAATGTGTACTTTTAAATGATTTATCCCAATTTTCACAATATATGATTCGCTAAGTAGGCAGCGTCTTTCTTTACACCTCCCAATGTTGCAGAGCCTCGTGTATGTAGCCAAGGCAGACCAATAAAATAAATGCCTTCTGTAGTGCTGATACCTCTATGATGTTTTGGGTAACCATCTTTGGCAAGTTCTATGTCTTCTATCCATTCAAAATTCGGTTTGTAGCCTGTGGCCCAAATAATATTTTTTACATCGGTAAGCGTTTTGGTAGCAGTTTTAATTGTGTTTTCTTCCGCGTCAATAGTGTAGCCAACAGCTTTAACGCTATCGCGTTTAATAATTGATTTCACATCCGTACCAATTATCGGTTGTTTAGATTGGCTTATTTTTTTTCCTAGCCATGACATTTTACTAAAGCTTAAAAATCCAGTGATTGTAAACCACCACCATAACGTTTTTCCTAAGATTTCTTGAGGTAACGTTCTAATACTTGTATCACCAGAAAAATAGGTAGTTTCCTTGGTGTGCTTAGAAATTTCATCTAAAATCTGAAAACCGCTGTCTCCACCACCAACGACCAAAGTAGGTCCTTTTTGTAATTGGTCTGGCATTTTATAATAATTGCTATGAACTTGGTATATGGAGTCTGAAAGCTTGTTGTGAAACTTTGGTGTATAGGGAACATGGAAGGGTCCTGTAGCGATGATAACATGCTTACTGGTAATATCTTGTTGGTTTGTTCTTATTATAAAATAGTCGTTCTTTTTCTGAATACTTTGAGCCAACGTGTTTAATTGAATCGGGAATTGGAACGTTTCTGCATAATGTTTAAAATAAGATGCTACCTCGTATTTGTCTGGATAATGCCCTTTTGCTGCAGGAAAAGGCACGTCTGGTAAATGGTTAAATTCTGCAGGCGTGAATAATTTTAAGGTACTCCAACGGTTAAGCCAAGACGCTCCAATTTCTTTTTCTTTATCAATTATCAAAAATTCCTTTTGCTTTTGCTTAAGAAAATAGGCCATAGAGAGTCCTGCTTGTGCAGCTCCTATAATTACAAAGTCTTTCATTCTGTATTGTCAGTGTTTTGGACAGTATACCATTTTTAACGGTTTCACACAAGTTATCATGGGATCTAAAACTTTGTTTTTTTGCTAGAAGTAAGCCTTCAACTGAACAGTTCCTGTGTGTATAACTTCAGACGTCTCCGATTTCCGTCCAAAATAATTCAAATTCAAATCTAAATACTTGGTTAGTTTCTTTTGCGCCAATAAGCTCCACGTAAAGTTTTTTCCTGGTTGCAAGCCTTCAAGCATTTGGTAACCAATTGGTGAATTGGCATTTCCTTCAAATTTATTTTGAAAATAGTTGAACTCGCCCGTCAATGCTATTTTTTGGGCATTATTATAAGTAAAGGACAAGCCATAATTATTCTGTGTCAAAGACTCTAAACTACCGATAGTATTTTCTTTGGAAGTGTATTGATAAAATACATCAAATTGGGCATTTTCGCTAAATAAATAACTGAGTTTTGGGTTAAATTGATAATTGTCAAGCGTATAATTTCGGTTGGAAAAATTCTGGCTTCTACTGTCTTCTTTTCCCAAACTGGCCAAAGTATTTACCAACCAATTCACATTAAATTTATGGTTGAAATTAAGTTGATGGCTGTTAGTTTTGTTTTGTTGTAACCCTGTAGAAAGTAAATTCCGGCTCTTATTAGTTAGAAAGGTATATGAGGTGGTATAGCGTTGTTTCCCGCGATTGAAAAACAGAACATTTCTAATACTATAATTTATGGATACGAAATCTTCTATATCCAAATCATCTTTTAAAGCTTCAAAGGGATTCAAGTTAAATGAATTTCCACTTTTAAACTTTTTACTATCCACTATGAACGATGCTTGGTCGTAAAAATGTGACCAAAATTGCTTTGATTTATTTTCAGAAACATTCCAAGATTGTGGATTTATGGTCACTGTTTGCCCAAAGCGATTTTGATGGGTCTGCACAAAAACCTGATTGGGCAGCAAGACTCTAATATAACTGCCTTGGTCTGCAAACTGCGCAATTTCAAACTCATCTAATTCTTGAATGTCATTTTCGTTGTAGTCGATCCAAGTGTAAGCGCCTTGTCCTGCTTCCACTTCAACATAAGTAAAATCTTGTTGTGCTAAAGTACCGGAATTAGTTTCGTAATTGGTATTTAGTATGATGAGGTTATTGAATAATTTTTGATTGTAATTCAATCGGCTATTCAAACTTTGCTCATTATCTATGTTATCATCTTCGGACTTTAAATCCCTATAATTAGCATACAATTGAAGTGTTGTATTTTTATTCTGAATCAATCGCGATTTTAAATAATAGGTGTTTGAACTATTAACACGTTCCAATTTACCTGTGCTGAGCGTAGTCGAAGTATTATTTCGTAAACTGTCATTAAAACGTTTAATGTAACCTACTTCTGCAAAAACCTTAGTACTATCGCCTATGCCGACAAAGGCTTCGTATGCCTTAAACTTTTGACTCAAAGGTGTTAAGGAATCGGTTGTAATCGCACGTTGTTCATTATCTTCCGTTGAAAATTTCACGCCAGCCCATTTGTTGTTCTTACCATAAACCACACGATTAAAAGACCTAAAAAAAGTAGAGCGGTTAATGGTACTTTCATTATTTAGAATACTAGAATTCGAAAATATCCTGAAATTACCCAATCTTAAATTAGCTGTAATATGATGTCTGTTTCCATTAAAATTTTCAGAATAATTTAAATGCTCAAAATTATAAGTGGCTATCCCTTTTTGGTAATGTGCTAATTGTAATCCAGATGTAAATAACAATTGATTCCCAAAATTGAAATTCCGTTGGTTGCCTTCTGGTGTATCCAAGTTCCAATCGCGTCCAAATTCCGCTCTATACAAACGTTGAATGGTTCTAAAATCCTTTTGAATAAAGTCGGCATCAACGAGTGCGGATAAATTCCAAAGGCTATCTGATTGAATTATCTTTTGCTTTAGGGTTAATTTTCCAGCGTAACCATCATTGTCGTTATCGTCTAAACTCGAAAATAGATTGTTATCGGTTTTACTTCCAGCCAATTCAAAAAAGACATCTGTTTTTTCGCTTGGTTTATATTGCCCGTTAACAATAGCAATTTGCAATCGTTCTGGTGCTACGAGTTGAATAATAGGTTCGTAAGTGCCTTGAGGAACGCCTGCAATTGGTGCCACATACTCATAAATGTTGTTGATGGCGTTAGAATTCGTCAACACATAATTCCCTTGATTAGCGCCCACCAAAGTAAACCGAACGCTGAATAACTCGTCTTCGGGATTATTGGAATACACGAAAATTTCTTCCGTGCCAACGATTTCTTTCCGATATAAAATCCGATTGTCAGAAAACGTAGCTAATGCCGCAGAAGGCGCTGTCATTAAATCTTGATCGTCTCCTGCAGCTGCTAAAATCTGGGTTTGTTCTGTAGATAAATTTTGTTGCAAAGGCTGGTTTTTGGCATCACTTTCAGAGTAAATGGACACATTTAATTTTAAAGTTTCGGTGTTATAGTTGGCACCACCA encodes:
- a CDS encoding flavin-containing monooxygenase, which gives rise to MKDFVIIGAAQAGLSMAYFLKQKQKEFLIIDKEKEIGASWLNRWSTLKLFTPAEFNHLPDVPFPAAKGHYPDKYEVASYFKHYAETFQFPIQLNTLAQSIQKKNDYFIIRTNQQDITSKHVIIATGPFHVPYTPKFHNKLSDSIYQVHSNYYKMPDQLQKGPTLVVGGGDSGFQILDEISKHTKETTYFSGDTSIRTLPQEILGKTLWWWFTITGFLSFSKMSWLGKKISQSKQPIIGTDVKSIIKRDSVKAVGYTIDAEENTIKTATKTLTDVKNIIWATGYKPNFEWIEDIELAKDGYPKHHRGISTTEGIYFIGLPWLHTRGSATLGGVKKDAAYLANHIL